Proteins from one Coffea arabica cultivar ET-39 chromosome 8c, Coffea Arabica ET-39 HiFi, whole genome shotgun sequence genomic window:
- the LOC140013627 gene encoding small ribosomal subunit protein uS17, with translation MAEQTEKAFLKQPKVFLSSKKTGKGKRPGKGGNRYWKSIGLGFKTPREAIEGTYIDKKCPFTGSVSIRGRIIAGTCHSAKMDKTIIVRRNYLHFVKKYQRYEKRHSNIPAHISPCFRVKEGDHVIIGQCRPLSKTVRFNVLKVVPAGASGGGKKAFTGL, from the exons ATGGCCGAACAG ACGGAGAAGGCTTTCTTGAAGCAGCCAAAGGTGTTCCTTTCCTCGAAGAAGACTGGAAAGGGGAAGAGGCCAGGAAAGGGTGGAAATCGCTATTGGAAGAGCATTGGCCTTGGCTTCAAGACTCCTCGTGAAGCTATTGAAG GTACATACATTGACAAGAAGTGCCCATTCACTGGCAGTGTTTCTATTAGAGGCCGCATAATTGCTGGAACTTGCCACAGTGCCAAGATGGATAAGACAATTATTGTCAGACGCAACTACCTGCATTTTGTGAAGAAGTATCAGAG ATATGAGAAGAGACACTCGAACATTCCAGCTCATATATCTCCATGCTTCCGTGTGAAAGAGGGTGACCATGTCATAATTGGCCAGTGCAG GCCACTGTCAAAAACTGTGAGGTTTAATGTGCTGAAGGTGGTTCCAGCAGGCGCCTCCGGGGGTGGAAAGAAGGCATTTACAGGGCTTTGA